In Methylobacterium aquaticum, the following are encoded in one genomic region:
- a CDS encoding lipoprotein-releasing ABC transporter permease subunit, translating to MPLAAIRARLPKFGGLRPSGGGTLPFAPFEWTIAGRYLRTRRKEGFVSVIALFSFLGIMLGVATLIIVLSVMNGFRKELLSKIVGINGHIFVAPIDRPLTDFADLSDRLGKVAGVHLALPMVEGQAFASSQFGGSGVLVRGVRADDLKKIPSVAGTIRGGTLENFDAGGGVAIGKRLAESLGLQAGDTITLATPKGATTPFGTAPRIKSYNVAAVFEVGMSEFDGTFVYMPLTEAQAFFNRDGDVSVIEVFLDNADSVGEARSELELAAERPVLITDWRQRNRTFFSALEVERNVMFIILTLIVLVAALNIVSGLIMLVKDKSSDIAILRTMGATRGAIMRVFLITGASIGILGTLAGFVLGLVFSANLTVIQRTLFPGAWDPTVRFLSEIPSETNASEVVAVVAMSMVLSLLATLYPSWRAARLDPVQALRYG from the coding sequence ATGCCTCTCGCCGCCATCCGCGCGCGCCTGCCGAAATTCGGCGGGCTACGCCCGAGCGGGGGCGGCACCCTGCCGTTCGCGCCGTTCGAATGGACGATCGCCGGGCGCTACCTGCGCACCCGGCGGAAAGAAGGCTTCGTCTCGGTCATCGCCCTGTTCTCGTTCCTCGGGATCATGCTGGGCGTGGCCACCCTCATCATCGTGCTCTCGGTGATGAACGGCTTCCGCAAGGAGCTGTTGAGCAAGATCGTCGGCATCAACGGCCACATCTTCGTGGCGCCGATCGACCGGCCGCTGACCGACTTCGCCGACCTGTCGGACCGGCTCGGCAAGGTGGCGGGCGTCCATCTCGCCCTGCCGATGGTCGAGGGCCAGGCCTTCGCCTCGTCGCAATTCGGCGGCTCGGGCGTGCTGGTGCGCGGGGTGCGGGCCGACGACCTGAAGAAGATCCCCTCCGTCGCGGGCACCATCCGGGGCGGGACGCTGGAGAATTTCGACGCCGGCGGCGGCGTCGCCATCGGCAAGAGGCTCGCCGAATCCCTCGGGCTGCAAGCCGGCGACACCATCACCCTGGCGACTCCGAAGGGGGCTACGACGCCGTTCGGGACCGCGCCGCGGATCAAGAGCTACAACGTCGCGGCGGTGTTCGAGGTCGGCATGTCCGAGTTCGACGGCACCTTCGTGTACATGCCGCTCACCGAGGCCCAGGCCTTCTTCAACCGCGACGGCGACGTCTCGGTGATCGAGGTCTTCCTCGACAACGCCGATTCGGTCGGCGAGGCGCGGAGCGAACTGGAGCTCGCCGCCGAGCGGCCAGTGCTGATCACCGACTGGCGCCAGCGCAACCGCACCTTCTTCTCCGCCCTCGAGGTGGAGCGCAACGTGATGTTCATCATCCTCACGCTGATCGTGCTGGTGGCGGCGCTCAACATCGTCTCGGGCCTCATCATGCTGGTGAAGGACAAGTCGAGCGACATCGCGATCCTGCGCACCATGGGGGCGACGCGGGGCGCGATCATGCGGGTGTTCCTCATCACCGGCGCCTCGATCGGCATCCTCGGCACGCTGGCCGGCTTCGTGCTCGGCCTCGTCTTCTCGGCCAACCTCACGGTGATCCAGCGCACGCTCTTCCCCGGCGCCTGGGACCCGACGGTGCGGTTCCTGTCCGAGATCCCGTCCGAGACCAATGCCAGCGAGGTCGTGGCGGTGGTGGCGATGTCGATGGTGCTGTCCCTGCTCGCCACGCTGTACCCGTCCTGGCGCGCCGCCCGGCTCGACCCGGTGCAGGCCCTGCGCTACGGCTGA
- a CDS encoding ABC transporter ATP-binding protein produces MDDTPHQPVPALFLAQVERRYTQGDGHLEILRGADLAIWPGEIVALVAPSGTGKSTLLHVAGLLERPDAGEVYIGGQPSARMDDAARTRMRREEMGFVYQSHHLLPEFSALENVVLPQLIRGLSAGEARSRASELLSFLGLKERLSHRPAELSGGEQQRVAIARALANGPRLLLADEPTGNLDPQTAGHVFAILVSLVRASGVAALIATHNLELAARMDRRVTIQNGLIVQLA; encoded by the coding sequence ATGGACGACACCCCGCATCAGCCGGTCCCGGCGCTCTTCCTCGCCCAGGTCGAGCGCCGCTACACCCAAGGCGACGGCCATCTGGAGATCCTGCGCGGCGCCGATCTCGCGATCTGGCCCGGCGAGATCGTGGCGCTGGTCGCGCCCTCCGGCACCGGCAAGTCGACCCTGCTCCACGTCGCCGGCCTGCTCGAGCGGCCCGATGCCGGCGAGGTCTATATCGGCGGCCAGCCGAGCGCCCGGATGGACGATGCCGCCCGCACCCGGATGCGGCGCGAGGAGATGGGCTTCGTCTACCAGTCGCATCACCTGCTGCCGGAATTCTCGGCGCTGGAGAACGTCGTGCTGCCGCAGCTGATCCGCGGCCTCTCGGCCGGCGAGGCGCGATCCCGCGCGTCGGAACTCCTGTCGTTCCTCGGCCTCAAGGAGCGCCTGAGCCACCGCCCGGCGGAACTGTCGGGCGGCGAGCAGCAGCGCGTCGCCATCGCCCGGGCGCTCGCCAACGGCCCGCGGCTGCTGCTCGCCGACGAGCCGACCGGCAACCTCGACCCGCAGACCGCCGGCCACGTCTTCGCGATCCTGGTCTCGCTGGTGCGGGCCTCGGGCGTCGCGGCGCTGATCGCGACCCACAACCTGGAGCTCGCCGCCCGGATGGACCGGCGGGTGACGATCCAGAACGGGCTCATCGTCCAGCTCGCCTGA
- the ppdK gene encoding pyruvate, phosphate dikinase: MAKWVYTFGDGKAEGKSAMRDLLGGKGANLAEMSNLGLPVPPGFTITTEVCTYYYDHGRQYPPELEGQVAGALEAVGKLTGRRFGDAESPLLVSVRSGARASMPGMMDTVLNLGLNDTTVEALARGAGDERFAYDSYRRFITMYSNVVLGVEHHSFEEVLERYKDEKGLTLDTELGAADWKHLIGEYKALVKRELGQDFPQDPQAQLWGAIGAVFGSWMNPRANKYRELHSIPASWGTAVNVQAMVFGNMGETSATGVAFTRNPSTGEKALYGEFLINAQGEDVVAGIRTPQDITEVARIESGSDKPSMERAMPEAYAELVRIYGMLEHHYRDMQDLEFTVETGKLWMLQTRNGKRTAKAALRIAVELAAEGLITHQEAVGRVEPASLDQLLHPTIDPKAERKVIATGLPASPGAASGEIVFNSEEAEAAKKAERKVILVRIETSPEDIHGMHAAEGILTTRGGMTSHAAVVARGMGKPCVSGAGQIRVDYAARTLSVGGVTLKAGDRITIDGSNGQVMQGSVEMIEPELSGDFAALMEWADAVRTMKVRTNAETPLDARTARKYGAEGIGLCRTEHMFFQEERIVAMREMILADDAEGRRTALAKLLPYQRQDFVELFTIMSGLPVTIRLLDPPLHEFLPHSDKEIGEVAAATGVQEDKVRRRMNELHEFNPMLGFRGCRLAILYPEIAEMQARAIFEAAVEAAKQTGTPIIAEVMVPLVFTRTEFDLVKARIDAMAEAVASETGTKVEYQVGTMIELPRAALRAGDIAQTAEFFSFGTNDLTQTTLGISRDDAGRFLGPYTQRGILASDPFVSIDQEGVGELVKLAAERGRAVRDKLKLGICGEHGGDPASIAFCQETGLDYVSCSPFRVPIARLAAAQAALKVKGRGEA, encoded by the coding sequence ATGGCAAAGTGGGTCTACACCTTCGGCGACGGCAAGGCCGAGGGCAAGTCGGCGATGCGCGACCTGCTCGGGGGCAAGGGCGCGAACCTCGCCGAGATGTCGAATCTCGGTCTCCCGGTGCCGCCGGGCTTCACCATCACCACCGAGGTCTGCACCTACTATTACGACCACGGCCGGCAATACCCGCCGGAACTGGAGGGTCAGGTCGCGGGTGCGCTTGAGGCCGTCGGCAAGCTGACCGGCCGCCGCTTCGGCGATGCCGAGTCGCCGCTCCTCGTGTCGGTGCGCTCCGGCGCCCGGGCCTCGATGCCCGGCATGATGGACACGGTGCTCAATCTCGGCCTCAACGACACCACCGTCGAGGCGCTGGCCCGCGGCGCCGGCGACGAGCGCTTCGCCTATGACAGCTACCGCCGCTTCATCACCATGTACTCGAACGTGGTGCTCGGCGTGGAGCACCATTCCTTCGAGGAGGTGCTGGAGCGCTACAAGGACGAGAAGGGCCTGACCCTCGATACCGAGCTGGGTGCCGCCGACTGGAAGCACCTGATCGGCGAGTACAAGGCGCTGGTGAAGCGCGAGCTCGGCCAGGACTTCCCGCAGGATCCGCAGGCCCAGCTCTGGGGCGCGATCGGCGCGGTGTTCGGCTCGTGGATGAACCCGCGCGCCAACAAGTACCGCGAGCTGCATAGCATCCCGGCGAGCTGGGGCACCGCGGTCAACGTCCAGGCCATGGTCTTCGGCAACATGGGCGAGACCTCGGCCACCGGTGTGGCCTTCACCCGCAACCCCTCCACCGGCGAGAAGGCGCTCTACGGCGAGTTCCTGATCAACGCCCAGGGCGAGGACGTGGTGGCGGGCATCCGCACGCCGCAGGACATCACCGAGGTCGCCCGCATCGAATCCGGCTCCGACAAGCCGTCGATGGAGCGGGCGATGCCGGAGGCCTATGCCGAGCTGGTGCGCATCTACGGGATGCTCGAGCACCATTACCGCGACATGCAGGACCTGGAATTCACGGTCGAGACCGGGAAGCTCTGGATGCTGCAGACCCGCAACGGCAAGCGCACGGCGAAGGCCGCGCTCCGCATCGCCGTTGAACTGGCGGCCGAAGGCCTGATCACCCACCAGGAGGCGGTCGGCCGCGTCGAGCCGGCCTCCCTCGACCAGCTGCTGCACCCGACCATCGACCCGAAGGCCGAGCGCAAGGTCATCGCCACCGGCCTGCCGGCCTCGCCGGGCGCCGCCTCGGGCGAGATCGTGTTCAATTCCGAGGAGGCCGAGGCGGCCAAGAAGGCCGAGCGCAAGGTCATCCTGGTCCGCATCGAGACCTCGCCGGAGGACATCCACGGCATGCATGCCGCGGAAGGGATTCTCACCACCCGCGGCGGCATGACCTCGCACGCGGCGGTGGTCGCCCGCGGCATGGGCAAGCCCTGCGTGTCGGGTGCCGGCCAGATCCGGGTCGATTACGCCGCCCGCACCCTGTCGGTCGGCGGCGTGACGCTGAAGGCCGGCGACCGCATCACCATCGACGGCTCGAACGGCCAGGTGATGCAGGGTTCGGTCGAGATGATCGAGCCCGAGCTGTCCGGCGACTTCGCGGCGCTGATGGAATGGGCCGATGCCGTGCGCACCATGAAGGTCCGGACCAACGCCGAGACCCCGCTCGATGCCCGCACCGCCCGCAAGTACGGCGCGGAAGGGATCGGCCTGTGCCGCACCGAGCACATGTTCTTCCAGGAGGAGCGCATCGTGGCGATGCGCGAGATGATCCTGGCCGACGACGCGGAAGGCCGGCGCACGGCGCTCGCCAAGCTCCTGCCGTACCAGCGCCAGGACTTCGTCGAGCTGTTCACCATCATGTCGGGCCTGCCGGTCACCATCCGGCTCCTCGACCCGCCGCTGCACGAGTTCCTGCCGCACTCCGACAAGGAAATCGGCGAGGTCGCCGCCGCCACCGGCGTCCAGGAGGACAAGGTGCGGCGCCGGATGAACGAGCTGCACGAGTTCAACCCGATGCTCGGCTTCCGCGGCTGCCGTCTGGCGATCCTCTATCCGGAGATCGCCGAGATGCAGGCCCGCGCCATTTTCGAGGCCGCCGTCGAGGCCGCCAAGCAAACCGGCACGCCGATCATCGCCGAGGTGATGGTGCCGCTGGTCTTCACTCGCACCGAGTTCGACCTGGTGAAGGCCCGCATCGACGCCATGGCCGAGGCCGTGGCCTCCGAGACCGGCACCAAGGTCGAGTACCAGGTCGGCACGATGATCGAGCTGCCGCGCGCCGCTCTGCGGGCCGGCGACATCGCCCAGACCGCGGAGTTCTTCTCCTTCGGCACCAACGACCTGACCCAGACCACGCTCGGCATCAGCCGCGACGATGCGGGCCGCTTCCTCGGCCCGTATACGCAGCGCGGCATCCTGGCCTCCGACCCCTTCGTGTCGATCGACCAGGAGGGCGTGGGCGAGCTCGTGAAGCTCGCCGCCGAGCGCGGCCGGGCGGTGCGGGACAAGCTGAAGCTCGGCATCTGCGGCGAGCATGGCGGCGACCCGGCCTCGATCGCCTTCTGCCAGGAAACCGGCCTCGACTACGTCTCCTGCTCGCCCTTCCGCGTGCCGATCGCCCGGCTCGCGGCGGCGCAGGCGGCGCTCAAGGTGAAGGGCCGCGGCGAGGCGTGA
- a CDS encoding DUF1467 family protein, which yields MSVDALLDRATATIPRTLAVCIGLMLPVLALAVWGFRLSGFGAGALYFVVWWIALFGVLPFRTAPDGTEVVVPGQDLGAPHKPQMRRKAVWTTLVSDVVFILAVAAFPLAGL from the coding sequence GTGAGCGTGGACGCCCTCCTCGACCGTGCCACCGCCACCATCCCCCGCACCCTCGCGGTCTGCATCGGGCTGATGCTGCCGGTGCTGGCGCTGGCGGTCTGGGGCTTTCGCCTCAGCGGCTTCGGGGCGGGCGCCCTCTATTTCGTGGTGTGGTGGATCGCGCTGTTCGGGGTGCTGCCGTTCCGGACCGCACCCGACGGCACCGAGGTGGTCGTGCCGGGTCAGGATCTCGGCGCGCCGCACAAGCCGCAGATGCGCCGCAAGGCGGTGTGGACCACGCTGGTGTCGGACGTGGTGTTCATCCTGGCCGTCGCGGCCTTCCCGCTCGCCGGATTGTAA
- the proS gene encoding proline--tRNA ligase — MRLSRYFLPILRETPKEAEIVSHRLMLRAGMIRQESAGIYAWLPLGLRVLNRVADIIRAEQDRSGAVELLMPVIQSADLWRESGRYDAYGKEMLRIKDRHERDMLFGPTNEEMITAIFRSAVRSYKDLPKNLYHIQWKFRDEVRPRFGTMRSREFLMKDAYSFDLDQASARHSYNKMFVAYLRTFARLGLKAIPMRAETGPIGGDLSHEFIILAQTGESEVFCDRAYLDFPTPDATIDFDDVAGLQATVDHWTSRYAATSEMHDADAFAQVPAPEQMAARGIEVGHIFYFGTKYSEPMGAKVTGPDGQERPVHMGSYGIGPSRLVAAIIEAGHDESGIVWPDAVAPFDVALLNLKVGDAGTDAACAKLQGELEAAGLTVLYDDRDERPGGKFATADLIGLPWQVIVGPKGLAEGKVEVKRRATGARETVAPDAVPAFLRQNRTV; from the coding sequence ATGCGTCTCAGCCGCTACTTCCTGCCCATCCTGCGCGAGACGCCCAAGGAAGCGGAGATCGTCTCGCACCGGCTGATGCTGCGCGCCGGCATGATCCGCCAGGAATCGGCCGGCATCTATGCCTGGCTGCCGCTGGGCCTGCGGGTACTCAACCGCGTCGCCGACATCATCCGGGCCGAGCAGGACCGCTCCGGCGCGGTCGAGCTGCTGATGCCGGTGATCCAGTCGGCCGATCTGTGGCGCGAGTCGGGCCGTTACGATGCGTACGGCAAGGAGATGCTGCGGATCAAGGACCGGCACGAGCGCGACATGCTGTTCGGGCCGACCAACGAGGAGATGATCACCGCGATCTTCCGCTCGGCGGTGCGCTCCTACAAGGACCTGCCGAAGAACCTCTACCACATCCAGTGGAAGTTCCGCGACGAGGTGCGGCCGCGCTTCGGCACGATGCGCTCGCGCGAGTTCCTGATGAAGGACGCCTACTCGTTCGACCTCGACCAGGCGAGCGCGCGGCACTCGTACAACAAGATGTTCGTCGCCTACCTGCGCACCTTCGCGCGGCTCGGCCTCAAGGCGATCCCGATGCGGGCCGAGACCGGGCCGATCGGCGGCGACCTGTCCCACGAATTCATCATCCTGGCTCAGACCGGCGAGAGCGAGGTCTTCTGCGACCGCGCCTATCTCGACTTCCCGACCCCCGACGCGACGATCGACTTCGACGACGTCGCCGGGCTCCAGGCCACCGTCGACCACTGGACCTCGCGCTACGCCGCGACCTCCGAGATGCACGATGCCGACGCCTTCGCACAGGTGCCGGCGCCCGAGCAGATGGCTGCCCGCGGCATCGAGGTCGGCCACATCTTCTATTTCGGCACCAAGTACTCGGAGCCGATGGGCGCCAAGGTGACCGGTCCGGACGGGCAGGAGCGTCCGGTCCATATGGGCTCCTACGGCATCGGCCCGAGCCGGCTGGTGGCGGCGATCATCGAGGCGGGTCACGACGAATCCGGCATCGTGTGGCCGGATGCCGTGGCGCCGTTCGACGTCGCGCTGCTCAACCTCAAGGTCGGGGATGCCGGCACGGATGCCGCCTGCGCTAAGCTCCAGGGCGAGCTGGAGGCCGCCGGCCTCACCGTGCTCTACGACGACCGCGACGAGCGCCCGGGCGGAAAGTTCGCCACCGCCGACCTGATCGGCCTGCCCTGGCAGGTCATCGTCGGACCGAAGGGGCTGGCCGAGGGCAAGGTCGAGGTGAAGCGTCGCGCCACCGGCGCCCGCGAGACCGTGGCCCCCGACGCCGTGCCGGCCTTCCTGCGCCAGAACCGGACGGTCTGA
- a CDS encoding adenylate/guanylate cyclase domain-containing protein — MREPPPAGRPDPQAGARLWRGSLAQRLRLVSGLVLFAFAATHFANHALGLIGLETMMEAARWRVAVTRSLPGSLILGLALLAHVAFSLVRLAERRTLRMPPWEAMQTLLGFAIPFLLVPHVMGTRIANLVDGTRTTYAYVIARIWPDGMGFQTALLVVVWLHGCLGLHAWLRLSPLYRRVAPLLAVPAFGLPAAALAGIVTEGRLMDRDLALARRFDAPDLGARWQVPPVDSAVGAWGDAVTGAIYAAVALALGIVLVRAAATLRARRFSVTYVDGPTVRSLEGPTLLEISRANRVPHVSVCGGRGRCSTCRVLVVAGEDRLSAPGPQEAAALRAIGAPGNVRLACQARPGGDVALVRILDPRRESADQHLANTDVAGIEREVAILFIDIRGFTPLAERKLPFDVVFILNHFFEAAGREIEAAGGWIGGYAGDGLLALFTHPDGIGPACRAAFTAAGTVDRAVTDLNRRLAAELPAALRMAMGLHAGPLVLGRLGYGESRGMSVIGPAVNLASRLESLAKAADVQLVASAEAAERAGLALDGLRVETVAVRGVRAELPVIYAPRAADLAGRLRSPASA, encoded by the coding sequence ATGCGCGAGCCGCCGCCCGCCGGCCGTCCCGATCCGCAGGCCGGCGCCCGCCTGTGGCGCGGCTCGCTCGCGCAGCGCCTGCGGCTGGTCTCGGGCCTCGTCCTGTTCGCCTTCGCGGCCACCCATTTCGCCAACCACGCCCTCGGCCTGATCGGCCTCGAGACGATGATGGAGGCGGCGCGCTGGCGGGTCGCGGTCACGCGCTCGCTGCCCGGCAGCCTGATCCTCGGCCTCGCGCTGCTGGCCCACGTCGCCTTTTCCCTGGTGCGGCTCGCCGAGCGCCGGACGCTCCGGATGCCGCCCTGGGAGGCGATGCAGACGCTGCTCGGCTTCGCGATCCCGTTCCTGCTGGTGCCGCACGTCATGGGCACGCGGATCGCCAACCTGGTGGACGGCACGCGCACCACCTACGCCTACGTGATCGCCCGCATCTGGCCCGACGGCATGGGCTTCCAGACCGCGCTGCTGGTGGTGGTCTGGCTGCATGGCTGCCTGGGCCTGCATGCCTGGCTGCGCCTGTCGCCGCTCTACCGGCGGGTGGCGCCGCTGCTCGCCGTTCCGGCCTTCGGCCTGCCCGCCGCGGCGCTCGCCGGCATCGTCACGGAAGGCCGGCTGATGGACCGCGACCTGGCGCTGGCGCGCCGCTTCGATGCGCCGGATCTCGGCGCCCGCTGGCAGGTGCCGCCCGTCGATTCCGCGGTCGGGGCCTGGGGCGACGCCGTCACCGGTGCGATCTACGCCGCCGTCGCCCTGGCCCTCGGGATCGTGCTGGTGCGGGCCGCCGCGACCCTGCGGGCGAGACGCTTCAGCGTCACCTATGTCGACGGGCCGACCGTGAGGAGCCTGGAGGGGCCGACGCTCCTCGAGATCAGCCGGGCGAACCGGGTGCCGCACGTCTCGGTCTGCGGCGGGCGCGGGCGCTGCTCGACCTGCCGGGTGCTGGTGGTCGCCGGGGAGGACCGCCTGTCGGCGCCCGGGCCCCAGGAGGCCGCGGCGCTCAGGGCGATCGGCGCCCCCGGCAACGTGCGCCTCGCCTGCCAGGCCAGGCCCGGCGGCGACGTGGCGCTGGTGCGCATCCTCGACCCGCGCCGCGAGAGCGCGGACCAGCACCTCGCGAATACGGACGTCGCCGGGATCGAGCGCGAGGTGGCGATCCTGTTCATCGACATCCGCGGCTTCACCCCGCTCGCCGAGCGCAAGCTGCCCTTCGACGTGGTGTTCATCCTCAATCACTTCTTCGAGGCGGCCGGCCGCGAGATCGAGGCGGCGGGGGGCTGGATCGGCGGCTATGCCGGCGACGGGCTGCTCGCCCTGTTCACCCATCCGGACGGGATCGGCCCCGCCTGCCGGGCCGCCTTCACCGCCGCCGGCACCGTCGACCGGGCGGTGACCGACCTCAACCGGCGTCTCGCCGCGGAGCTTCCTGCGGCCTTGCGGATGGCGATGGGCCTGCATGCCGGCCCCCTGGTGCTCGGCCGCCTCGGCTACGGCGAGAGCCGCGGCATGTCGGTGATCGGCCCGGCGGTGAACCTGGCGAGCCGGCTCGAATCCCTCGCCAAGGCCGCCGACGTGCAGCTCGTCGCCTCGGCGGAAGCCGCGGAGCGCGCAGGGCTCGCCCTCGACGGGTTGCGGGTCGAGACCGTGGCGGTGCGGGGCGTGCGGGCGGAACTGCCCGTGATCTACGCGCCACGGGCCGCCGACCTCGCCGGGCGGTTGCGTTCTCCGGCATCGGCTTAA